From the Actinomycetota bacterium genome, the window GTCGGTGACGACGTTGGCCAGGCCCTGGGCCTTGCGCTCAGCCACCTCGTGGGCCGACAGGCCCCAGTCGTGACCGGGCCCGGCCCGCCCAGCCGCTGCGGTTTCGCTCGCCACGCCCTGAGCCTGGCACCTGGGCGCCCCGGGCGCAGGTCTGGCTCCGCGGGCCGACTACTGTCGGGCCCCGAGCCCCAGGACCGAAGGCACCCCCCACGATGGAGGCCCCTGCCCGATGGACCAGCCCAACCCAGCTTCGGTGTCAGCCGCCCGGGCCCGGGCGATCGTCTCGTCAGGCCTGGCGGTGACGGCCGTGCTGTTCGCCATCGCCCTGAGCTCCACCGAGAGCCTTACCGCCCCCGCCGCCCTGCTCGTGACCGGCGCCGGTGTGGCCTTGGGGGCGTCGTGGTTCCTCCCGGCCAGGGGCGACCCGTGCCCGCCCGCTGCCACCGGCGCCCAGATGGCGCTGTGGGCCGGGCTGGCGGCCGCCTTCTGCGGGTGGGAGGTGGCGGCCCTGCGGCTGGGCGACAACTACGAGTTCCCCACCTTCAGCAAGCTGGCCGACCCGGTGCTGGCCCATCCTGGGCCCCGGGCCGTGGCCGCCCTGGCCTGGGTGGCGTGGGGCTGGCGCCTCAGCCTGATCGCCCGGGAGGCGACCGAAGCCGAGAACCGGGCACGGGCGTGAGCACCCGCTGGCTGTTCGTCGCCGGCTACTGCTCGGTGCTCGTGGCCGGGCTGGCCCTCGAACTGGCAGCCCGGCGAGGCCGGGCCGGGCTGGCCACGTCGGACGCCGTGTTCACCCGCATCCAACGCCACCGGGCCGGCCGGGCCGCGGCCTTCGCCCTCTGGTTCTGGACGGGCTTCCACTTCCTGGCCCGCTGAGCCGCGCGCCGGGGTGCCGCCGTGGGTGGGGCGTCAGCCGCCCTGGTCGCCCGTGAACGTGTTGGGCATCTGGGGGTCGGCCTTGGGACGGGGGTCGACACCGGTCGAGTCCCGCTCGTCGGACGTGCCGTGGGGGCGCTGGCTCTGGCCTTTGGTGCCCTCGTCGGTGCGCCCGGGCTCGCTGCCTTCCTGCTTCTTCACGTCCTCGCCCCTACGGGTCATGCTCTGGCCCACGCCCTGGGCGGAGGTGGCGTAGGGGTCGGTGGCGGTGGCCTGGCCCGCCCCCCGGGAACCATGGGAGACCTCGCCGGCCCCCACCGGGCGCTCGTCGGCTGGCGAGGAGGTGGCCCCGGGCCGGCCCGGGCCATCGGTCTCGGCCAGCTGGCGCTCGACCGTCTCCCTGAGGTCACGGCTGCTCTGGCTGCTGCCCGTGCCTCGGCTGCGGTCGTCGTAGGGAGGGATGAGGCGGTCGGGGTCGTTCGGAGGTGCTGTGTCTGGTG encodes:
- a CDS encoding DUF6186 family protein, which encodes MSTRWLFVAGYCSVLVAGLALELAARRGRAGLATSDAVFTRIQRHRAGRAAAFALWFWTGFHFLAR